The window AGTCCACAGATACTCTTAAACccacatgggaaaaaaaaaaaaaaaaaaagaaaaatcagggACAGGTTCCCTGCTGAATTCCATCAGCACACTCTTATCTACTGTGATATGTAGCTGTAGGCTGGTAGAGTGTCAAGTGTTTGGCACTTCCCACCCTCACAATGACAAAAATACCCAAAAAATGACCGAGCTCCAGTTTTCTTCCTCACTGGCGACGGATGGCACACAGCTTTTGAGGTAGAGGAGAAAGGATGAAGCCCACAACTGGTGTCAGATCCAGTTCATCTTCTGAAACTCCAGGTGGGGGAGTGAAACAAAAGAGCTGAAGGAgggaggtgaagaagaggaaTAGCTCCATTCTGGCCAGTCCTTCTCCAAGGCACACCCTGCGACCTGCAGGAGGGTGCAAATTGTTACACTCGATCCTCTTTGTGGAAGCATTAAAACCTTAAGGAACAAAATGTACCTGCAGAAAAGGACATGAAGGCATCTCTCCTGATGAATTTACCCTCATTATCCAAGAAATGAGAAGGGTTGAAAGTGTGAGGGCTCTCCCATTCACTCTCATCATACAGGACAGACGTGAGAAGAGGAAGCACGGTAGTGCCCTGcatgcaaaaagaaaagagaagctcaacaaaagaacaaaggtTTGTGTTTTGGGACTTTGTAGAGAAGACAATGGGAGCACCTGACCTCTTTGATAAAGTAGCCCTGAAAGGTGACATCTTTGCTTGTTGTGTGTGGAATGGACATTGGGACGATGTTGGCAAGTCTCTGTGACTCATGGATGACTGCGTCAGTGTACGGTAGGTTCTTTCTGTCCTCTATTCGAACCTGACGACTTCCAACCACCGTGCTAAGCTCCTCCACAACCCGATCTGGATAAAAATACAATTTAGACCTAATGAGCTATGATGCTGCTGTAGCAACAGTTTGATGTGAAAACTGTCTTTGAATCCATCTGGTACCTTGGATATGAGGATACTTGGCCATGTAAAGAAGACACCACTTCAAAGTAATTCCTGTGGTATCAGTTCCAGCTGCAAACAAATTTGTCACACTGTAGAGCAGGTTATCATCATGGTAGTGTGAATTCTTCATTTCATTCTCCTGGTATAACAAAAAGTAAAGAGAGAATATATTTATTGATCAGTAGTCACGGCCTGGGATTAGACTCACTGCAGTTATGTTGCTCACCTCCAGATTTTGCTTATGGATCAAAAATGCATCCACAAAGCATCTGCACATCTCAGGGTCCAGAGTCTCCTTCAGATCTGCTATAATCTTCCTTGTGTCTGCATTTCCGGCTTCCACATTCCTAATCACAACCCTCCAGTTTTTAAGGCAAGGGCCCAACCAAGGAAACAAGTTATACATCTGAAAAAGTGCAGAATATAAACCAATTATTGTTGGAATTTAGACAATTATGAAACACATGAGGGCTTCAATCTAATATTTGCTTTTCATCTAATCCTTCCATTTGAATAAAATTggaaaaattgagaaaaaaaaaaaaaaaaaaaaaaaaaaatcagaatgtgtatatatatatatatatatatatatatatatatatatatatatatatatatatatatatatatatatatatatatataaaaaagcaaaataaattaaattaaaaaaaaattttttaacgGAAGATAAAGTTAATCACAGCAAATTCTCTTCTGTGTTGGCTGGCCCTACCCAGAgccttttaaaaagtttttataCACCACTCTGGCCCTACTGGGATGTCGGTCCGGTCCTTTATCTGCTCTAACAGTGGCTTGAGGTGGACATCTTTTATTACCATCgttattattgtttttgttaccacttagttatttatttagttgtCTTTAACTTTCTCTCCCTTATTGATTATATTTGTTATATGTATCATCTTCTGGGAGAACACACTCGCACAACAAACCCCCActcactacacacacacacgtaaaaCTTTATCGTACTTTAAACTTTTTGTTGGTGTCCTGTAGgatttcactcttttttttgtgggtaTGTTTTTGTCTTGCATGTTacgatgttttaaaaaaaaaaatctaaaaaaacttaaaacaaacgCTTTAGAAACTAATTTCCAATTCTCTGGAAATGGTTGTGCAACCTTTTCTAACCTCTGAGATCTATAAAAATCTCTTATGTCCGCGCAATGATTTACATCCACAAACATGTTGTGTAGATCCAACTTTGATAAATCTCCATTCACACttcgcacacactcacactttgtTGTCATTAATTAGATAAATCAGATCAAATCTTTGCTGGAATATAGAAAAGTCTAAAAGCTAAAGTGCTTTTGTAATTTTATTAATTACAAATGtaaataaaggggaaaaaatgaaGATTTGACAAGTATTTAATGGACTGTGGTCATATTTGACCAGACTTTAAGATTAAAATCAAGGTCAGTTTTCTTACCTGGAGGGAGGCTGATCCCGTCAGATGGATAGTCTCATTATCTCTTTCCACCATTGCTTGGAAGATTTGGTCTTTGTATTCAAATCTTTTTCCAAACATTATAGATGATATAACATTTGAAGCTGCATAATGAATGGCCCGGGTGTTATTGAAGGGTTTACCTGTGACGAAAGTTCGAAAACATTAGTCAGATATGACTTGTTCAAGGTCTGCTACACACTACAAAGAAATGGgttttgcatttaaaaaaaaataagagtttATTCACAACTGTGTAATCCTTGAGTTAAATACTCTATTTAAGCCTTTACCTTAAAACTGTCACCTTTCTCTTTTAATTTGTCTGTCAATTGAACAATATGTGCATCTTACAACTGAAACTACAAAGGATACACACATTTGAACAACCAGTAACTAGTGTCAAGAGAGTTTAAAAAGGAACTAGAATAGATCACAATTATTACTTGTTGTCCCAGTACATACAATAAGAATAATTAATGCTTATTTAGGAAAAAAGTCATGAAAATGCTGAGTTGCAACAACCCATTATCGTGGTTTGTTACTTCGTGCCTTCTGCAGCACTTAACACATTTTGGTGTTACAATGACCCAGTTTTAAAGCTATTATTCGTTTAATGTGCAAGTAAATGTGCTGTGCTTTTGAAGACAGAATGTTACCTTCAAATTTGACAAATTCTTCAATCAGATAGTGACATTCttcaattattttttcttcactTATCCTCTTGCCCATTCCAAAATCTTTTAGTGTGGTCAAAGCAAAACGCCTCATTTCTTTCCACGACTCTCCATTGGAAAACAAGATACCTGGAAACAGAATAGGTCATTCTGACGTGAACGTAAATTTGTCACTACCCGCTGAAAACCTTTACTCACCATGCCCTTTGTTGAAATCATAGAAAATTGGAGTGATTTCTCTGTTTCCAAACTCGTCAGCATGGTTTACCAGAGCCTGTTTGACAGTCCTGTAACCTGCCAGGACCACCACCTTCTTTATTCCAAAATAGATTTTGAACACTGGTCCATATTTTTtggaaagctaaaaaaaaaaatatatatatataaacacagcTAAAGGTGAGACACGCAGCCGTCAATAACCGCAAACCAGCAGTGTCAACAACAAAGGTGACCGAAAACGGTGTCCTTTCAATGTTCGTTTAAGACAAAGAATACATTACTTACATGGAAAAGACTTTGGTGGATTCTCTTTAGATCCACCTGAAGTAGATTACCAATCAGAGGAAGAGGTTTGGGCCCCGGAGGCTCATTCCTTTCTTTAGAGCCAAAGCTGGTGTAAAGAAAGTGGAGGACCAGCAGACCAACAAGGATCCCCAACAGGGAAACGGAGGTGGACGACTGAAAAATGTCCTCAAACATGTTACTGCAGTCACCTGTGAGCTTCCTCCGACAAACACAAACCTTTCACTGTGCAGCTGTCCTCAATCTGAGTTCAAACTCTTTCATAGTTGGCAAATTGATCCCTCAGTGAAGTGACGGACTAATTGCCTGGTTGTTATTTACAGAAATTCCTGTTTGAGAAGTGACCTTTGGCAAATACCCCAGTCTCACGATAAGCCCTTTTAATTATAGCTTTAGGGTAGTGAGAAATGAGTAAATCCTACAgaaactttttgcttttttttaggggataaagaaacatttgaaaaagtaCCAACAGAAAGATGTGATACAACAGCATGAGAAAAAATCTATACCCAAAAATATAACTTCATAATTCTTTAAGGAAAagccagtctgtgacatcagcCTGCTGAAATTCCTGACCTATTTCAGAGCTTTCCACCCCCTGGATGAAAGGGTTTAAAGGCCCACAGAGCACACGCCCATCTGTATAAAGccaaaataagaagaaaaagactTATTTATATTGATTATTCCACATCAATGCTCCAAAGTGCTTCgctcaagaaaataaaaacaacaaattcaCTTCTCGTCAAAAAGAGTGATAAGATAATCAATCAGTGAATGAGAATTAATTACGATCTCCCAGATTAAACATATAGTCTTGTCTTTGAAAGCAAGCCATTTATTGATATGATTGAATAATGGTTACAGTTACTAATTTTGCACATCTGTATGATAATTAACAAATATTTTGATTATGAATAATGTAGGATATATTGTCCATATATACTATAGAATGGAAGAAGTATGGAATTAGACACGTTTTTAAGAATGTCAGTCAGGTCAACATGCTCTGTGCTTTGCACACTGACCTGGAACTAGATCTAATCTTTTGAGGTTGCCGTGACACAGGTTTGTTCAAAGTCCACAGATACTTTTAAACccacatggaaaaaaaacaaaataagaaaaatcaggGACAGGTTCCCTGCTGAATTCCATCAGCACACTCTTCTTATCTACTGTGATATGTAGCTGTAGGCTGGTAGAGTGTCAAGTGTTTGGCACTTCCTACCCTCACAATGACAAAAATACCCAAAAAATGACCAAGCTCCAGTTTTCTTCCTCACTGGCGACGGATGGCACACAGCTTTTGAGGTAGAGGAGAAAGGATGAAGCCCACAACTGGTGTCAGATCCAGTTCATCTTCTGAAACTCCAGGTGGGGGAGTGAAACAAAAGAGCTGAAGGAgggaggtgaagaagaggaaTAGCTCCATTCTGGCCAGTCCTTCTCCAAGGCACACCCTGCGACCTGCAGGAGGGTGCAAATTGTTAAACTCGATCCTCTTTGTGGAAGCATTAAAACCTTAAGGAACAAAATGTACCTGCAGAAAAGGACATGAAGGCGTCTCTCCTGATGAATTTACCCTCATTATCCAAGAAATGAGAAGGGTTGAAAGTGTGAGGGCTCTCCCATTCACTCTCATCATACAGGACAGACGTGAGAAGAGGAAGCACGGTAGTGCCCTGcatgcaaaaagaaaagagaagctcaacaaaagaacaaaggtTTGTGTTTTGGGACTTTGTAGAGAAGACAATGGGAGCACCTGACCTCTTTGATAAAGTAGCCCTGAAAGGTGACAT is drawn from Odontesthes bonariensis isolate fOdoBon6 chromosome 21, fOdoBon6.hap1, whole genome shotgun sequence and contains these coding sequences:
- the LOC142372153 gene encoding cytochrome P450 2K1-like; the encoded protein is MFEDIFQSSTSVSLLGILVGLLVLHFLYTSFGSKERNEPPGPKPLPLIGNLLQVDLKRIHQSLFHLSKKYGPVFKIYFGIKKVVVLAGYRTVKQALVNHADEFGNREITPIFYDFNKGHGILFSNGESWKEMRRFALTTLKDFGMGKRISEEKIIEECHYLIEEFVKFEGKPFNNTRAIHYAASNVISSIMFGKRFEYKDQIFQAMVERDNETIHLTGSASLQMYNLFPWLGPCLKNWRVVIRNVEAGNADTRKIIADLKETLDPEMCRCFVDAFLIHKQNLEENEMKNSHYHDDNLLYSVTNLFAAGTDTTGITLKWCLLYMAKYPHIQDRVVEELSTVVGSRQVRIEDRKNLPYTDAVIHESQRLANIVPMSIPHTTSKDVTFQGYFIKEGTTVLPLLTSVLYDESEWESPHTFNPSHFLDNEGKFIRRDAFMSFSAGRRVCLGEGLARMELFLFFTSLLQLFCFTPPPGVSEDELDLTPVVGFILSPLPQKLCAIRRQ